DNA from Terriglobales bacterium:
ACAAGGTCATCTCGTGGGAGGAGGCCCACGGCGGCCCACCGCCGCCGGCAGCCGCCTGAACCGCAAGCGACAGACATCAGCGGAGGCACTCGGGAAACGTCCGGGAGAGAAGCGCCTCGATCCCCGGGCGCGTCCCCCTCAGACTGTGCTGGCCTCAGCCAGGCTCTCCGCTGAGGGCGCCGCTACCTGCCCCATGGCTCGGATGGTGAGCCAATCGGTCTGCACTTTCTCCCACTCCTGAATCACGAAACCGTGCGCCTCCAGCAGCGCGCGGATCTGCGGCCGTTTCCACCCGGCCAGGTCCTCCAGGATGGGGATGAGGATGGCGAGTGCGTTGTCGCTCAGAACCGTGCGCGTCGCGATCGATTCGATGTGCCGGTTTTCCGAAACCGCAATGGTGAACCCGTCGCGCCGGTTCACATGCAGCATCACGTGAATGTCGGAGTTGCCGTCGCCCACGTAGATAATGCGGTCGGAACCGATCTCTAGCCGCGCCTGCAGCCGGTCCAGCACCGCCACCTTGCCGTAGCCGCCGGTCACCTGAACGATGGTGTCGATCTCTCCCGAAGCGTGATAGCGGAACTCCGTGCCGTAGATGTGGTCGGCTGGAATAATCCCTTCCAGTGCCGAATGAATCACCTCTACCGGCGCGGCCGAAACCACGTAGAAGTCGAAGGCCAGCCCGTCGAAGCCCTCCGACAGGATGCGGTACAGCAGATCGATGCTCGCCTTCAACCGGACTCGCCTGCCCGCTTCATACAGATGCTCGCGGCGCACACGGGACCGGAAGTCGGGATCATGCAGCAACAGGTAGCTGAGTTCTCCGCCCTGCTGGACCAGATTGAGCCGTGACATGCCCGCCGCTTTGCGTTCGAACTCCTCCACCGGGATGCCTACCAGCTCGCTCAGCACGTACCCAGAATCGTTGAAACTCAGCGTCTGGTCGAAGTCGCTCGCGAACAGAAACGTCTTGTGGGCCTTATTGTTCATATCTCGCAATTAGATTACCGGCGTTTGGTTACAGGACCATAAAAGGAGGCCCTTTTCTTGGCCAGGGAGGGGCCGGGTACGCCCGCGCATAATCCTTCAGGTTGAGCGTCACCGCATGCTCAATGGCCTCCATATCCGCCAGCGCCGCCGGCCCGGACTTGTCTGCCGCCGCCATTCTCCTCAGAACAACTTTTCCCTTGACAGCTGCATCAGATAGATATA
Protein-coding regions in this window:
- a CDS encoding haloacid dehalogenase-like hydrolase — its product is MNNKAHKTFLFASDFDQTLSFNDSGYVLSELVGIPVEEFERKAAGMSRLNLVQQGGELSYLLLHDPDFRSRVRREHLYEAGRRVRLKASIDLLYRILSEGFDGLAFDFYVVSAAPVEVIHSALEGIIPADHIYGTEFRYHASGEIDTIVQVTGGYGKVAVLDRLQARLEIGSDRIIYVGDGNSDIHVMLHVNRRDGFTIAVSENRHIESIATRTVLSDNALAILIPILEDLAGWKRPQIRALLEAHGFVIQEWEKVQTDWLTIRAMGQVAAPSAESLAEASTV